Within Pseudomonadales bacterium, the genomic segment TTTTCTGATGGGCCCTACTGCATCGGGAAAAACGGATCTCGCTGTTGCGCTCACCGAGCAATTACCTTGCGACATCATCAGCGTGGATTCTGCACTGGTGTATCGCGACATGGATATCGGCAGCGCAAAACCGGATGCAGAAACTTTAGCGCGCGCACCACATCGTTTAATCAGTTTTCTTGATCCATCAGAGCCTTATTCTGCGGCGCAGTTCCGTCGTGATGCGCTGTGCGAAAGCACCAACATTGTGCAAAACGGACGCATTCCACTTTTTGTTGGCGGCACGATGTTGTATTTCAAAATTTTGCTGGAAGGCATCGCCGAAATGCCCGCTGCTGATGCCGCCTTGCGCGCTGCACTCAGTGCAGAAGCGGAACAATGCGGCTGGCCGGCCATGCACGCGAAATTAGCCGAGGTGGATCCCATCGCAGCAGCACAACTGCACCCCAATCATTCGCAGCGCATTTTGCGCGCGCTGGAGGTGCACACGCTCACCGGCGTGCCGCTCTCCTCTCTACAGAAACAGCAAAAACAACAGCAAGCCGAACCGCTGCCTTTTCGCCCCATCCAACTCGCGCTGATTCCCAGCGATAGAGTAGCGCTACATCAACGCATAGAACGGCGTTTTGATCAGATGCTCGCCACGGGGTTTATCGAGGAGGTGCGACAGTTGTATCAACGCGGCGACCTATCGACCGACCTGCCGTCCATGCGCGCAGTGGGCTATCGGCAGGTGTGGGAGCATCTGGCGGGCAACACCACCGAGGCAGAAATGCGCTCTGCAGGCATCGCCGCCACGCGCCAGCTCGCCAAACGCCAGCTTACTTGGCTGCGCGGTTGGCCCAATCTCCACACAATTCCTGTGGCGGAACCTTTTTGCTTAGAAAAAGTCACACAGACAGCCTTGAAAATACTGACCGAAGTCGGCATATAGTCAGCTTGCAAGTGCTTTTCTTTTTGATACTCGGTTTTCGAGCCTTTTTCTTTTTTTTATTTTGAGGAGATTTCCTATGTCCAGAGGGCAGAGCTTACAAGACCCTTATTTGAATGTGCTGCGCAAAGAGCGCGTGCCTGTGTCCATTTATTTGGTCAACGGCATCAAGCTGCAAGGCCAAATTGACTCCTTTGACCAATTCGTCGTGCTGCTGAAAAACACTGTCAGCCAAATGGTTTACAAGCACGCCATCTCTACCGTCGTACCTTCGCGCCCTGTGCGCCTGCCGATGATGAATCCTCCTGCTGGTGGCTCTAACCCAGGCTCAGGCAACTACGACAACTATGACGACGATGACGGTTACACCGACCTCGGCAGCTAATTTGGAAACCACTGCACTTGTTTTTTGATCGCCCCGCATCCGGTGAGCTGGCTGTGCTGGTTCACTTGGATCTGCACCGTCCGCACACCCACGAAGATTTGCGCGAATTTGAGGAGCTCGTCCTGTCCGCAGGCGGCGACCCCGTCACGCTGATCTGCGGTTCACGCACTTCGCCCAACGCGCGCCATTTTGTCGGCAAAGGCAAGCTGGAAGAAATCCAAGCCGCCGTACAAGAACACTGTGCCCAGCTGGTGATTTTTGATCACGAGCTCTCACCCAGCCAAGAACGCAATCTGGAAAAATCCCTGCAATGTCGCGTGTTGGATCGCACCGGTTTGATACTCGACATCTTCGCTCAACGCGCCCGCACGCACGAAGGCAAGCTGCAAGTGGAACTGGCGCAACTGCAACATATGTCCACGCGCTTGGTGCGCGGCTGGACGCACTTGGAGCGACAAAAAGGCGGCATCGGTATGCGCGGCCCCGGTGAAACGCAGCTGGAAACGGACCGTCGTTTACTGCGCGCCCGCATTAAATTCATTGAGGCGCGATTAGAAAAAGTACGCAGCCAGCGCGAGCAGGGGCGGCGCGGTCGCTCACGCAGCGCCACGCCCACCGTTTCCCTCGCCGGTTACACCAACGCCGGTAAATCCACGCTGTTCAACGCGCTCACAGAAGCGGATGTTTACGCCGCCAACCAGTTGTTCGCCACGCTAGACCCCACCATGCGCCGCATCAACCTGCCCGACACCGGCACCACCGTGTTGGCGGATACCGTGGGCTTTGTGCGCCATCTGCCGCACCAATTGGTGGAGGCGTTTCGCAGCACACTGGAAGAAGTCGCGCTGGCTGATTTGCTGCTGCATGTGGTCGATGCCGCCAGCGACGAACGCGCTGAACAAATGTATCAAGTGGAAGATGTGCTCGGTGAAATTCACGCTGACCATGTGCCACGCTTGGAAGTGTTTAACAAAATTGATTTGCTGGAAATGGAACCACGCATTGATCGCAATGACGAAGGTCGTGCGATTCGCGTGTGGCTCTCCGCGCGTGAAGGCACAGGGCTGGATTTATTGCGGCAGGCGATGGACGAATACCTCGCCGATGAACAATTCACTGGCACACTGCATCTAAAACCAGAGCAAGCACGCCTGCGTGCAAAACTGTTTGCACTGCAAGCCATTACGCAAGAGCAATTCAATGACGATGGCAGCCAAACCATCGCCGTGCGCCTCGCGCAAAAAGATTGGCAACGCCTGCTCACGACTGAAAAGTTGAGCGAGCAAGAACTGTTAGAATCCCCTCCTTCACGCGGCAAGCGCACGAAAAAAACTTCTCGGAGTCACTAATGGCTTGGAATGAACCCGGCAACAAAGGCGGCGGCAACCCTTGGGGCGGCCCACCGAACAGCAAAAATGAGTTGGACGCACTGTTCAAAAAATTAAACAATATTTTTGGCAATGGCGGTCCGAGTAACGAACAACCTTTAGGCAAACTTGCCGCATTAATCATCGTCGTGCTGGCTGTGCTGTGGGCTGCACTGGGTGTTTATCAGTTGGATGAACAAAAACGCGCCGTCGTTTTGCGCTTAGGTGCATTTCATTCCATCGTCGGCCCCGGTATCCACTGGAATCCACCTTTGATTGACACCATTTTGAAAGAAAATGTCACGCAACAGCGCTCTTACACTACGCAGGGCGCGATGCTGACGGAAGATGAAAACATCGTTGAAGTGCAAGTATCCGTGCAATACAACATTGGCGATTTGCAAAAATTTATTTTAGGCATTCGCGATCCGCAACACGCGTTGGAAGAAGCAACCGACAGCGCGGTGCGCCATGCCATCGGCAGTTCAAAAATGGATGATGTTTTAACGACGGGGCGCGACAAAATTGCTGCCGATGTGCAAACGCGTTTGCAAAAATATCTCGATGCGTATCAAACCGGCATTATCGTCAGCACTGTGAACATCGAAAAAACACAACCACCGACTGCGGTACAAGCGGCATTTGACGATGTAATCAAAGCGCGTGAAGACGAACAGCGTGTACAAAACGAAGCGCAAACTTATGCCAACACCGTCATCCCCGAAGCGCGTGGCCAAGTGAAACGCGTGCATGAAGAAGCACTGGCCTACCGCGACCGCGTCGTTGCGCGCGCCACCGGTGAAGCAGCACGCTTTGAAGCACTGCTTGCTGAATACAACAAAGCGCCAGAAATTACACGCAAGCGGTTGTATCTGGAAACCATGCAATCACTCTACGCAGACAACAGCAAAGTGATGATCAATACACAGCAAAATGGCAACAATGTGTTTTATTTACCGCTTGATCGCTTAGCCAATCGCAACGGCATCACAAACAACAGCGGCAACGACGCAAACAACAATGCAACACGCACTACGCCAACCGCTATTGACGATAGCAATGTAGCAACGCGTAGTACCAGCAATGAAACGCGCACCAGCCGTCGAGAGGGCCGCCCATGAACCGCATCGGCAATATTTTATTAACCATCTTGGCTGTCGTTTGGTTGGCTGGGCAGTTTATTTTTGTGGTGTATGAATTTGATAAAGCCGTGGTGCTGCAATTCGGCAAACTGGTGAAATCGGATATTAAACCCGGCATCCATTTTCGTGTTCCCTTCGTGGATGAAGTGCACCGTTTTGATGGCCGTATTCAAACACTCGACACACGCGCAGAACGCTATCCCACTGTCGAGAAAAAATCGGTGATGGTGGATTTGTACGCGCACTGGAAAATTACCGATGTCGCTCGCTATTACACAGCAACCGGTGGCGATGCTATTCGCGCAGAACTGCTGATCTCGCAGCGTATCAACGAAGGTTTGCGCAACCAGTTTGGCGTGCGCACGCTGCACGAAGTGGTTTCCGGTGAGCGCGACGCGTTGATGGTTAACATGACGAAAAAACTCACGGAAATTACCAGCAAAGAACTGGGTATCGAAGTGGTGGATGTGCGCGTCAAACGCATCGAGTTGCCCGACGAAGTCAGCGTCGATGTTTACAATCGTATGAACTCCGAACGCGCACGCGAAGCGCGCAAACATCGCTCGGAAGGTAAAGAAGTGGCTGAAGGCATTCGTGCCGATGCCGATCGCCAAAAAATTGTTTTGGAAGCTGAAGCCTACGGTGAAGCCGAAAAAATTCGCGGTGAAGGCGACGCTAAAGCGACAGCGATCTATGCAGCAGCTTACGGCAAGAACGCAGAATTTTTTAACTTCACACGCAGCTTGCAAGCCTATCGCGACAGTTTTAAATCGGGTGGCGATATGTTGGTACTCGATCCCAACGACAGCTTTTTCAGCTACCTAAAAAACCCCAATGGCACAGCGCGCTAAATACATTGCCAATCTGTTCTTGCTGTTGCTCAGCGCAGCAGCAGCGGCTATGCCCGATATCCGCGTCAACGGCTTGATGCCCAACCAAGCCGTGGTGACGATCGACGGCAAGCAGCGCATCCTCAAAGCAGGCGTACCTAGCGCGGAAGGTGTCACACTGATTTCCGCCGACAGCCAGAAAGCTGTGCTGGAATGGCAGGGGCAGCGCGTGGAACGCACGCTGTCGCGTGAAATCCAATCGAGCTATGCCGTGCGTACAGAACAAGAAGCCCGCATCCAACGCGGGCGCGACAAGCATTTCTTCACCACCGGCAACATCAACGGCCAGCCTGTGCGCTTCATGGTCGATACCGGCGCGTTTGCCATCGCCATGACACCGCCTGAAGCGGATCGCCTCGGCTTGAACTGGCGCAGCGGTGAACGGTTTGTTGCCAATACGGCGGGCGGTGGCACGCCTAGCTACAAAATCACGCTCGATAGCGTCAGCGTAGGCAGTATCACGCTGCACAACATTACGGCTGCCGTTATCGTCGCCGACTCCTCGCCCGATATTCTGCTCGGCATGAGTTTCTTGGAAAAAACAGAAATGCGTGAGGAGAACAATGTCCTCATCCTGCGCAAAAAATACTGACTCTCCGCCTTACACCCAAACACTGCGCTCACGCGATAAATGCGCGTAAAATGCGCGGCCTTAATTGAGGGTTCTCCCGTGCCGTTTCATTTCGTAGCATCCTCTCAGCTGCCGACTACCTGGGGTGATTTCACGCTCCACGGCTTTGAAGATAGCGATACGCAACAAGAGCATATTGCGCTGACGATGGGCGATGTCAGTGACGGCAGCCCTGTGCTTGCGCGTATCCACTCGGAGTGTCTCACGGGCGATGTGCTGCACAGCCTGCGCTGTGATTGCGGCGCACAGCTCAATGCCGCCATGCAAGCGATTGCAGAAGAAGGGCGCGGGGTTCTGCTCTATCTGCGCCAAGAAGGACGCGGCATCGGCCTCGTTAACAAAATTCGCGCCTACCACCTGCAAGACCAAGGTGCGGATACGGTCGAGGCCAACAAACAGCTCGGCTTCGAAGCTGACCTGCGCCAATACGATATGCTCAACACCATGCTCAGCCATCTGGGCGTACGCAAGCTGCGCTTGATGACCAACAACCCTCGCAAATTGGCAGCACTGGAAGCCGCAGGCATCACCATCGAAGAACGCATCCCGCTGCAAGTGGGTGTGAACCCGCACAATCGTCAATACCTAGCGACCAAGGCCGGCAAACTGGGACACCTGTTAACACCGCCCTCCCCCTGATCGGAGCCGCTATGCAGACTTGTCAACGCCTCAGCACCCTGCGCGAGCAACTCAATCAAGAGCGCCACGCCGGCAAACGCATCGCCCTCGTTGCCACCATGGGTAACCTGCACGAAGGCCACATGCAACTGATCAGACTGGCCAAGGCACAAGCGAATTTTGTGGTGGCGAGCATCTTCGTCAACCCCCTGCAATTCGGCCTCAATGAAGATTGGGAGCAATACCCGCGCACTCTGGAGCGCGACAGCGCCATGCTCACCGCCGAAGGCTGTGACCTGCTGTTCTGCCCCACCGAAAACGACATGTACCCCAACGGCATGGAGACACAGACCAAGGTCGAAGTCCCCACCATGACCAACATCCTCTGCGGCGCATCGCGCCCTGGCCACTTCCTTGGCGTCACCACCGTGGTCGCCAAGCTGCTCAACATGACGCAACCCGACATCGCCATCTTCGGCATTAAGGATTACCAGCAACTGACCGTAATTCGTCGCATGGTGGAAGACCTCAGCATCCCCGTGCAGCTGGTGGCAGCACCCATCGCCCGCGCGGAAGATGGGCTCGCGCTCAGCTCTCGCAACGGCTATCTCACCGCTGAGGAGCGTCCTCGCGCCACGGCGCTGTACCAAGCTTTGGTGCAAACCAGTGCGGCTGTGCAGGCCGGCCGTCGCGATTACGCGCAGCTCGAAAACGAGGCGCTGGCACAACTGACACAAGTGGATATGCGTCCCGATTATTTCTCTATTCGCCAAGCCAAAACGCTAGAACCTGCGGCGGCAGGTGATACCGATTTAGTCATACTCGGCGCGGTTTATCTCGGAAAAACCCGCCTGATTGATAATGTAACTTTGACCGTTTAACGGTAGGATATGCGCCGACCATTTCCTCCTAGTTCCTACGGAGACTCTCCATGCAAAATATCATGCTGAAAGGCAAACTCCATCAAGCCTGCGTGACACATTCTGTACTCGACTACGACGGCTCCTGCGCCATTGATAGCGATTTGGTCAAGCTGGCTGGCATGCGTGAATTTGAACAGATTCAAATTTACAACATCACTAACGGTGAGCGTTTTACTACTTACATTATTTTGGGTGGTGCGGGCTCTGGCATCATTTCTGTCAATGGCTCTGCCGCGCATCGCGCTAAACCCGGTGACCGCGTCATTATCTGCGCCTACGCCAACTACGACGAAAATGAACTGACAGATCATGCACCGAAACTGGTTTATCTCAACGAACAAAATAAAGTTGTGCGCACTGCCAACATTATTCCTGTTCAAGCAGCCTGACCACACTGCTCGTGCGAAAGCCGACCTTCGGGTCGGCTTTCGCGTTTTTACTACTGCTGTTTTTTCAAAAAATTTCGAGAATAGTTATGTTGGAAATTAATCCACTGCTCAACTTAATCAAAGACTTGCGCCAGCGCTCCGATGTGCTGAGGGGGTATCTTTGACTACGCCAACAAGAAAGAGCGTTTAACCGAAGTTGAGTTAGAACTGGGAGATCCCAGCGTTTGGGATAAACCTGAGCGCGCACAAGAATTAGGCCGCGAACGCTCTGCGCTCAGCGCTGTTGTCAGCACGCTGGACGACATGGAGTCCGGCCTCAACGATGTCACCGATTTATTGGAAATGGCCGCAGCGGAAGACGACACCGATACCGTCGCCGCGATTGAAGCTGATTTAGATGCACTGCAAAAAAAATTAGCACTGCTTGAATTTCGCCGCATGTTTTCTGGCGAGATGGATCCCAACAACTGCTTCCTCGATATCCAAGCCGGTTCCGGCGGCACGGAAGCGCAAGACTGGGCAGAAATGCTGTTGCGTATGTATTTGCGTTGGGGTGATGCCAAAGGTTTCAAAACCGAATTGGTAGAAGCCTCCGCAGGTGATGTCGCCGGCATTAAATCCGCCACTATCAGTTTTCAAGGCGAATACGCTTACGGCTGGCTGCGCACGGAAACGGGCGTACATCGTTTAGTGCGCAAATCGCCGTTTGATTCAGGCAATCGCCGCCACACTTCGTTTTCATCCGTCTTTGTTTCACCGGAAATTGATGACAACATCGAAATTGAAATCAATCCTGCGGATTTGAAAACCGATGTTTACCGAGCATCTGGCGCGGGCGGTCAGCACGTCAACAAAACTGAATCTGCGGTGCGCATCACACACATGCCCAGCGGTATTGTGGTGCAATGCCAATCGCAGCGTTCACAGCACGCCAACCGCGATTTTGCCATGAAGCAGTTGAAAGCGAAGTTGTATGAAATGGAAATCAAAAAACAGCAAGCAGAACAACAAAAAATGGAAGACAGCAAAGCCGATGTCAGCTGGGGCAGCCAAATCCGTTCTTATGTATTGGATGATTCGCGTATCAAAGATTTACGCACCGGCGTGGAAACGCGCAACACACAATCCGTACTCGACGGCGATTTGGATAAATTCATCGAAGCCAGTTTGAAAAGTGGACTCTAAAATTAGCAAGCAAATATGGATACCCCTATGACTGAAGAAACCAATACACAGCCAGAAGAAAACAAATTGATTGCTGAACGACGCGCAAAACTGGCTGCGATTCGTGAAAAAGGCATTGCCTTTCCCAACAGCTTTCGCCCGCAAGACCTCACCACTGCGCTGCAAAACGAATTGGGCGAACGCAGCAAAGAAGAGCTAGAAGCGTTAAATCGCCAAACCGCTGTTGCCGGTCGCATCATGGCAAAACGCGGCCCGTTCTTGGTGCTACAAGATGTCGCTGGACGCATTCAACTCTACATCGACAAAACACACGCGCAAGCCGAAGAAATCAAAAGCTGGGACATTGGCGACATCGTCGGCGCGGCAGGCCCCGTGCATAAATCCGGCAAAGGTGATTTGTATGTGTTGATTGAATCCGCGCAACTGCTCACGAAAGCACTGCGCCCGCTGCCTGACAAATGGCACGGGCTGTCAGATACCGAAATGCGCTACCGCCAACGCTATGTCGATCTGATTGTGAACGACGATGTGCGCCGCGTGTTTCGCACGCGCTCTATCGTGATTGATGCTATCCGCGACTTTCTCACTGACCGCGATTTCCTCGAAGTGGAAACACCGATGATGCAAGTGATCCCAGGTGGTGCGACAGCAAAACCGTTTGTCACGCATCACAACGCGCTCGATCAGCAGATGTATCTGCGCATCGCGCCCGAGTTATATCTCAAACGCTTGGTGGTCGGAGGTTTTGACAAAGTGTTTGAGATCAATCGCAACTTCCGCAACGAAGGTTTATCCACGCGCCACAACCCAGAGTTCACCATGCTGGAGTTTTACGAAGCGTATGCTGATTATCGCGATTTAATGGATCGCACCGAAGCGATGCTGCGCTATGTCGCACACCGCGCTTTGGGCAGCGCACAATTTTGTAACACGGTGCGCAACGAAGCGGGCGAAGTTATTGAGCAGATTGATTTTGATTTTGATAAACCGTTCACGCGCATGAGCGTGTTTGATTCCATTCTGCATTTTAATGCCGATATCAACGCTGAACAGCTCGCCACACTGGAAGGCGCACGCGCCATCGCCACGCGCTTGAACATTCCGCTAAAAAATTCGTACGGCTTAGGAAAAGTACAAATTGAAATTTTTGAAAAAACGGTTGAGCACCGCTTGATTCAGCCAACTTTCATTACTGAATACCCGACTGAAGTTTCACCACTGGCGCGCCGCAATGACAACAACGCGTTTGTCACGGATCGCTTTGAATTTTTTGTTGGCGGCCGAGAAATTGCCAACGGCTTTTCCGAGTTAAACGACGCCGAAGACCAAGCCGAACGCTTCCGCAAACAAGTGGAAGACAAGGACGCAGGTGATGAAGAGGCTATGCACTACGATGCGGATTACATCACTGCATTAGAATACGGCTTGCCGCCAACGGCAGGCGAAGGTATCGGTATTGATCGACTGGTGATGCTGCTGACGGATTCGCCCTCCATTCGCGATGTCGTGTTATTCCCTCACATGCGTCCACAACACTGATTGTTTTACACCTGTGAGCAGCATTCAACTCGACGCAGAATGGCGGCAACTTCTGCAATCGGAGTTTGATGCGCCTTATATGCAACAACTGCGCGCGTTTCTCGCCGCAGAAAAAGCAGCAAGGAAAACCATTTACCCAGCAGGCTCACAATGGTTTAACGCACTCAATCACACGCCTTTTTCTGCGGTAAAAGTGGTGATACTCGGACAAGATCCGTATCACGGCCCACAGCAGGCACACGGTCTTTGCTTTTCTGTGTTAGCTGGTACGAAGCAGCCGCCGTCACTGGTGAATATTTTTGCTGAAATAAAACGCGATTTGCATATTGATCCACCCGCACATGGGGATCTCACCGCGTGGGCCGATCAAGGTGTGCTATTACTCAATGCAACACTCACGGTGGAGCACAGCCAAGCGGGTTCGCATCAAGGCAAAGGCTGGGAATTATTTACCGATAAAATTATTTCTCTGCTCAATGCGCAGCGTGAGCATTTGGTGTTTTTATTGTGGGGCAGTCATGCGCAAAAAAAAGGCGCGCTGATTGATCGCAAAAAACATTTGGTGCTCACCGCGCCGCACCCTTCACCGCTTTCTGCGTATCGCGGTTTTATTGGCTGTGGGCATTTTTCGCAGGCAAATCGTTATTTGCAGCAACACGGCGTATCAGCGATCAACTGGCAGCTGCCTTAGCTGTCTTCTGCCAACACATCAACCACACGCTGTATCACGGCTAAATCTTCATCAGACACATCGATAATCTGACAGCCGGACCAATACGCAGCAGCCGTTACGGAGGCGGCGGGGCTATTCCACAAGCAATCCACGCCCACATGCAATTCGTAAGTTTTATTTGCGTCATCGCCAATCACACTGCCATTGACTGACACTTTTAGCTGGTACAAGCAATCAGCATTCAGCGGATCGTTATTCACCAACATCAATCCATCAAGCGATAGATTAGCCAGAGTACCCACGGACTGCCCTGTGACTCTATCAATAACACGCACGGCATCATGCAGTGCATGACGAGGATGTTTGCGCCTATTTAAATGTTTGCTGTCATCATCCATTGAATCATCCTCAAAAAACCTCAAGAGTTACCGCGATCAATACGACTACTTTTTCTCTTAATTAGCCATAATGGATTTTAAGCGCGACAAAATATTTTCTAACGCTCTTTCAAAAAATGGCTTGCCTGACTCGACAACTATTCGAGCCTGACTCGCAAGAATCATTCGCGCAATCTCCAATCCATTTTTCATGGCAATCTGCTTTCCGCCGCGATCCACCAGCATAAAATTGGTTGTTTGTTGATTAAACCAAGCGACGCGTGCCAGCACTGCACTGCTGTCATTTAAACGATCAAACTCCAACCATGTACCAATGGGAACTTGGCTTAGCGTCTCCAACATATTTCGCTCTTCGTTTGTCAGCGCGTCCTTATCAATCTCAACCTCTATAAGATCAGCACAGACCTCTTCTTCCATTGCTGCGCGTTTTTCTGCTGATACCGGTTCGGCAATCAAGCTTTGTAAAACCAGCATTTGGGATTTGGATAACGCTTCTAATAATTTATTGCTTTTTACTTGGTCGTGCGCAATGGTTTCTAAACCAGTTTGCACGCGATGCAATAAAGATTCTTGAATCATCAGCAAGCGATTGCGCTCGTTGATATCTGACTTTTCCTGCACACTCCAAATAATTTCACTG encodes:
- the miaA gene encoding tRNA (adenosine(37)-N6)-dimethylallyltransferase MiaA: MLSANPTQTLPRAIFLMGPTASGKTDLAVALTEQLPCDIISVDSALVYRDMDIGSAKPDAETLARAPHRLISFLDPSEPYSAAQFRRDALCESTNIVQNGRIPLFVGGTMLYFKILLEGIAEMPAADAALRAALSAEAEQCGWPAMHAKLAEVDPIAAAQLHPNHSQRILRALEVHTLTGVPLSSLQKQQKQQQAEPLPFRPIQLALIPSDRVALHQRIERRFDQMLATGFIEEVRQLYQRGDLSTDLPSMRAVGYRQVWEHLAGNTTEAEMRSAGIAATRQLAKRQLTWLRGWPNLHTIPVAEPFCLEKVTQTALKILTEVGI
- the hfq gene encoding RNA chaperone Hfq is translated as MSRGQSLQDPYLNVLRKERVPVSIYLVNGIKLQGQIDSFDQFVVLLKNTVSQMVYKHAISTVVPSRPVRLPMMNPPAGGSNPGSGNYDNYDDDDGYTDLGS
- the hflX gene encoding ribosome rescue GTPase HflX, which produces MFFDRPASGELAVLVHLDLHRPHTHEDLREFEELVLSAGGDPVTLICGSRTSPNARHFVGKGKLEEIQAAVQEHCAQLVIFDHELSPSQERNLEKSLQCRVLDRTGLILDIFAQRARTHEGKLQVELAQLQHMSTRLVRGWTHLERQKGGIGMRGPGETQLETDRRLLRARIKFIEARLEKVRSQREQGRRGRSRSATPTVSLAGYTNAGKSTLFNALTEADVYAANQLFATLDPTMRRINLPDTGTTVLADTVGFVRHLPHQLVEAFRSTLEEVALADLLLHVVDAASDERAEQMYQVEDVLGEIHADHVPRLEVFNKIDLLEMEPRIDRNDEGRAIRVWLSAREGTGLDLLRQAMDEYLADEQFTGTLHLKPEQARLRAKLFALQAITQEQFNDDGSQTIAVRLAQKDWQRLLTTEKLSEQELLESPPSRGKRTKKTSRSH
- the hflK gene encoding FtsH protease activity modulator HflK codes for the protein MAWNEPGNKGGGNPWGGPPNSKNELDALFKKLNNIFGNGGPSNEQPLGKLAALIIVVLAVLWAALGVYQLDEQKRAVVLRLGAFHSIVGPGIHWNPPLIDTILKENVTQQRSYTTQGAMLTEDENIVEVQVSVQYNIGDLQKFILGIRDPQHALEEATDSAVRHAIGSSKMDDVLTTGRDKIAADVQTRLQKYLDAYQTGIIVSTVNIEKTQPPTAVQAAFDDVIKAREDEQRVQNEAQTYANTVIPEARGQVKRVHEEALAYRDRVVARATGEAARFEALLAEYNKAPEITRKRLYLETMQSLYADNSKVMINTQQNGNNVFYLPLDRLANRNGITNNSGNDANNNATRTTPTAIDDSNVATRSTSNETRTSRREGRP
- the hflC gene encoding protease modulator HflC → MNRIGNILLTILAVVWLAGQFIFVVYEFDKAVVLQFGKLVKSDIKPGIHFRVPFVDEVHRFDGRIQTLDTRAERYPTVEKKSVMVDLYAHWKITDVARYYTATGGDAIRAELLISQRINEGLRNQFGVRTLHEVVSGERDALMVNMTKKLTEITSKELGIEVVDVRVKRIELPDEVSVDVYNRMNSERAREARKHRSEGKEVAEGIRADADRQKIVLEAEAYGEAEKIRGEGDAKATAIYAAAYGKNAEFFNFTRSLQAYRDSFKSGGDMLVLDPNDSFFSYLKNPNGTAR
- a CDS encoding TIGR02281 family clan AA aspartic protease — encoded protein: MAQRAKYIANLFLLLLSAAAAAMPDIRVNGLMPNQAVVTIDGKQRILKAGVPSAEGVTLISADSQKAVLEWQGQRVERTLSREIQSSYAVRTEQEARIQRGRDKHFFTTGNINGQPVRFMVDTGAFAIAMTPPEADRLGLNWRSGERFVANTAGGGTPSYKITLDSVSVGSITLHNITAAVIVADSSPDILLGMSFLEKTEMREENNVLILRKKY
- the ribA gene encoding GTP cyclohydrolase II; this encodes MPFHFVASSQLPTTWGDFTLHGFEDSDTQQEHIALTMGDVSDGSPVLARIHSECLTGDVLHSLRCDCGAQLNAAMQAIAEEGRGVLLYLRQEGRGIGLVNKIRAYHLQDQGADTVEANKQLGFEADLRQYDMLNTMLSHLGVRKLRLMTNNPRKLAALEAAGITIEERIPLQVGVNPHNRQYLATKAGKLGHLLTPPSP
- the panC gene encoding pantoate--beta-alanine ligase; its protein translation is MQTCQRLSTLREQLNQERHAGKRIALVATMGNLHEGHMQLIRLAKAQANFVVASIFVNPLQFGLNEDWEQYPRTLERDSAMLTAEGCDLLFCPTENDMYPNGMETQTKVEVPTMTNILCGASRPGHFLGVTTVVAKLLNMTQPDIAIFGIKDYQQLTVIRRMVEDLSIPVQLVAAPIARAEDGLALSSRNGYLTAEERPRATALYQALVQTSAAVQAGRRDYAQLENEALAQLTQVDMRPDYFSIRQAKTLEPAAAGDTDLVILGAVYLGKTRLIDNVTLTV
- a CDS encoding aspartate 1-decarboxylase, which gives rise to MQNIMLKGKLHQACVTHSVLDYDGSCAIDSDLVKLAGMREFEQIQIYNITNGERFTTYIILGGAGSGIISVNGSAAHRAKPGDRVIICAYANYDENELTDHAPKLVYLNEQNKVVRTANIIPVQAA
- the prfB gene encoding peptide chain release factor 2 (programmed frameshift), whose product is MEINPLLNLIKDLRQRSDVLRGIFDYANKKERLTEVELELGDPSVWDKPERAQELGRERSALSAVVSTLDDMESGLNDVTDLLEMAAAEDDTDTVAAIEADLDALQKKLALLEFRRMFSGEMDPNNCFLDIQAGSGGTEAQDWAEMLLRMYLRWGDAKGFKTELVEASAGDVAGIKSATISFQGEYAYGWLRTETGVHRLVRKSPFDSGNRRHTSFSSVFVSPEIDDNIEIEINPADLKTDVYRASGAGGQHVNKTESAVRITHMPSGIVVQCQSQRSQHANRDFAMKQLKAKLYEMEIKKQQAEQQKMEDSKADVSWGSQIRSYVLDDSRIKDLRTGVETRNTQSVLDGDLDKFIEASLKSGL
- the lysS gene encoding lysine--tRNA ligase, whose protein sequence is MTEETNTQPEENKLIAERRAKLAAIREKGIAFPNSFRPQDLTTALQNELGERSKEELEALNRQTAVAGRIMAKRGPFLVLQDVAGRIQLYIDKTHAQAEEIKSWDIGDIVGAAGPVHKSGKGDLYVLIESAQLLTKALRPLPDKWHGLSDTEMRYRQRYVDLIVNDDVRRVFRTRSIVIDAIRDFLTDRDFLEVETPMMQVIPGGATAKPFVTHHNALDQQMYLRIAPELYLKRLVVGGFDKVFEINRNFRNEGLSTRHNPEFTMLEFYEAYADYRDLMDRTEAMLRYVAHRALGSAQFCNTVRNEAGEVIEQIDFDFDKPFTRMSVFDSILHFNADINAEQLATLEGARAIATRLNIPLKNSYGLGKVQIEIFEKTVEHRLIQPTFITEYPTEVSPLARRNDNNAFVTDRFEFFVGGREIANGFSELNDAEDQAERFRKQVEDKDAGDEEAMHYDADYITALEYGLPPTAGEGIGIDRLVMLLTDSPSIRDVVLFPHMRPQH
- the ung gene encoding uracil-DNA glycosylase encodes the protein MSSIQLDAEWRQLLQSEFDAPYMQQLRAFLAAEKAARKTIYPAGSQWFNALNHTPFSAVKVVILGQDPYHGPQQAHGLCFSVLAGTKQPPSLVNIFAEIKRDLHIDPPAHGDLTAWADQGVLLLNATLTVEHSQAGSHQGKGWELFTDKIISLLNAQREHLVFLLWGSHAQKKGALIDRKKHLVLTAPHPSPLSAYRGFIGCGHFSQANRYLQQHGVSAINWQLP